A genomic stretch from Nitrobacter winogradskyi Nb-255 includes:
- a CDS encoding NADH:ubiquinone oxidoreductase subunit NDUFA12 has protein sequence MKQFFLKLFTWWNGQTFGTQLWTARFGELVGRDSEGNCYYRTRGGRIDPALGFERRWVIYNGYTEATHIPPEWHGWIHHVVDVPPTKEDYQPREWQKPHVPNMTGTPAAYRPSGSTLASGRRPKATGDYQPWTPGQ, from the coding sequence ATGAAGCAGTTTTTCCTCAAGCTTTTTACCTGGTGGAACGGCCAGACTTTCGGTACTCAGCTTTGGACGGCGCGGTTCGGTGAACTCGTCGGCAGGGACAGCGAGGGTAACTGCTATTACCGGACGCGAGGCGGACGGATCGACCCGGCGCTTGGCTTCGAGCGCCGCTGGGTGATCTATAATGGTTACACGGAAGCCACCCATATTCCGCCGGAGTGGCATGGCTGGATTCATCACGTTGTCGATGTTCCGCCGACCAAGGAAGACTACCAGCCGCGCGAATGGCAGAAGCCGCATGTGCCGAACATGACGGGGACACCGGCGGCCTATCGACCGTCCGGCTCGACGCTGGCGAGCGGCCGCCGTCCGAAGGCGACCGGCGATTATCAGCCCTGGACGCCCGGCCAGTAG